A window of Pedobacter lusitanus contains these coding sequences:
- the cobC gene encoding alpha-ribazole phosphatase, with translation MEIYLIRHTTPLIKKGLVYGRMDVPLAASFSAEKEHILEQIPAVLDIVYSSPSFRCKVLAAEISPVYQMNTALYELNFGDWEGDTWDKVDRAECETWMNDFVNLAPPNGETMLGMQQRVMAFWTELLQQPYQQVAIVTHGGVIRIILANQQNIALKDSFNLKIAMGEVFKLSIP, from the coding sequence ATGGAAATTTACCTGATCAGGCATACTACCCCCCTGATAAAAAAGGGACTGGTTTACGGTAGGATGGACGTTCCGCTTGCGGCTAGTTTTTCAGCAGAAAAAGAGCATATTCTGGAACAGATTCCGGCAGTATTAGATATTGTTTATTCCAGCCCTTCATTCAGATGTAAGGTACTGGCAGCTGAAATTTCTCCGGTCTATCAAATGAATACAGCACTTTATGAACTGAATTTTGGAGATTGGGAAGGAGATACCTGGGATAAGGTGGATCGTGCCGAATGCGAAACATGGATGAATGACTTTGTGAACCTGGCACCGCCAAACGGAGAGACTATGCTTGGAATGCAGCAAAGGGTGATGGCATTCTGGACAGAACTTTTACAGCAGCCCTATCAGCAGGTAGCTATTGTTACACATGGTGGGGTGATCAGGATAATTCTGGCAAATCAGCAGAACATAGCCCTTAAAGATTCTTTTAACCTGAAGATCGCCATGGGAGAAGTCTTTAAACTTTCCATTCCCTGA
- a CDS encoding cob(I)yrinic acid a,c-diamide adenosyltransferase, producing MKIYTKKGDKGTTGLFGGKRVDKDDIRVECVGTLDEVNSTIGMLRVKLGTTHEWQPNLHKIQKDLMDMMSHLARPSDTTKINTNPMPVDGPEFCEAWIDELENAMTHPSDYFILPGGNEISALCHMVRTQMRRGERRLVSLLKTDQVDDTIPAYINRLSDLFFTLSRAEMDKAGVAEEKWQLFLYKRFKKTDPEVKS from the coding sequence ATGAAGATATATACTAAAAAAGGGGATAAAGGAACTACCGGATTGTTTGGCGGAAAACGTGTAGATAAAGACGATATCAGGGTAGAATGTGTAGGCACACTGGATGAAGTGAACTCTACTATCGGGATGCTGAGAGTAAAGCTGGGCACCACACATGAATGGCAGCCTAATCTGCATAAAATTCAGAAAGATCTCATGGACATGATGTCCCATCTGGCCCGTCCGTCTGATACCACTAAAATCAATACTAATCCTATGCCTGTGGACGGACCTGAATTTTGTGAAGCATGGATTGATGAACTGGAAAATGCAATGACCCATCCTTCTGATTATTTTATCCTGCCGGGAGGAAATGAAATTTCTGCACTTTGCCATATGGTAAGAACACAGATGCGCAGAGGCGAAAGAAGACTGGTCAGTCTGCTTAAAACTGATCAGGTTGATGATACCATTCCGGCTTATATCAATCGTTTATCTGATTTGTTTTTTACGCTTTCCAGAGCCGAAATGGATAAAGCAGGTGTGGCAGAAGAAAAATGGCAGTTGTTTTTGTATAAACGTTTCAAAAAGACAGATCCGGAGGTGAAATCTTAA
- a CDS encoding adenosylcobinamide-GDP ribazoletransferase: MNKELKLFFTALSFYSRLPAPAAVHQDNAHNLPDAIRYLPVVGWVTGLITAFVFIAATWLFGEAIAILLAMIISVLLTGAFHEDGFADVCDGFGGGWSKEKILDIMKDSRLGTYGVAGLILLMGLKFAALLQLFTETFTDPAIFTTAGLFIVAHTLSRFAAITVVFNHSYARIEESKASGAVAKGKPVNLILAGIFTLIPLAGLTVWLEQPLLLLIVVPVLLFSLYLGAYFKKWIGGYTGDCLGAVQQLTEVTVYLSYILIWKFT, encoded by the coding sequence ATGAATAAAGAACTTAAACTTTTCTTCACGGCATTATCCTTTTATTCCAGATTGCCTGCACCGGCTGCTGTACATCAGGATAATGCGCATAATCTGCCTGATGCTATCAGGTACCTGCCGGTAGTGGGCTGGGTGACAGGATTGATCACTGCCTTTGTTTTTATTGCCGCTACCTGGCTGTTTGGAGAAGCAATTGCTATTTTATTAGCCATGATCATTTCTGTATTACTGACAGGAGCTTTTCATGAAGATGGTTTTGCAGACGTATGTGATGGCTTTGGTGGCGGATGGTCCAAAGAGAAGATTCTGGATATTATGAAAGACAGCCGGCTGGGGACTTATGGTGTAGCCGGGTTGATTTTACTGATGGGACTTAAATTTGCAGCACTTCTGCAGTTATTTACAGAAACCTTTACCGATCCTGCCATATTCACAACGGCCGGATTGTTTATTGTGGCCCATACATTAAGCAGGTTTGCTGCCATAACAGTTGTTTTTAATCATAGTTATGCCCGTATCGAAGAAAGTAAAGCCAGTGGGGCGGTGGCCAAAGGAAAACCGGTAAATCTTATCCTGGCCGGTATTTTTACGCTAATACCGCTGGCCGGTTTAACTGTCTGGCTCGAACAGCCTTTATTGCTGCTGATTGTTGTTCCTGTATTGCTTTTTAGTCTGTACCTTGGTGCATATTTTAAAAAATGGATAGGAGGTTATACCGGTGACTGTCTGGGAGCGGTTCAGCAGCTTACTGAGGTAACAGTCTATCTGTCTTATATTTTGATATGGAAATTTACCTGA
- the cobT gene encoding nicotinate-nucleotide--dimethylbenzimidazole phosphoribosyltransferase yields MITEDLKILIDNKTKPPGSLGMLEELALQIGEILGTTSPELIQPHLVVFAADHGIANEGVSAFPQEVTRQMVLNFLNGGAAINVFCRQHDIHLQVVDAGVNYDFEPDLPLGDAKIAKGTASFLHGPAMTAAQMERCLTKGEAVVAEIEAKGCNVIGFGEMGIGNTSSAAVLMSLLCNLPMADCIGRGTGLNDQQLLRKQEILEQAVANYSGSRAVSELMTHFGGFELVEMTGAMLAAGKRNMVILVDGFIATAAFLCALQLDPQLKSKAVFCHESEEKGHRLLLTHLKAKPLLGLGLRLGEGTGCALAYPLLKSSVNFLNEMASFQSAEVSGKS; encoded by the coding sequence ATGATCACTGAAGATTTAAAGATATTAATAGATAATAAAACCAAACCTCCCGGCTCTTTGGGTATGCTGGAAGAGCTGGCTCTGCAGATTGGAGAAATATTAGGTACAACAAGTCCTGAGTTAATTCAGCCGCATCTGGTCGTTTTTGCAGCCGATCATGGGATAGCGAATGAAGGTGTAAGTGCTTTTCCGCAGGAAGTAACCCGGCAGATGGTCCTGAATTTTTTAAACGGCGGTGCAGCTATCAATGTTTTTTGCAGGCAGCATGATATCCATTTGCAGGTAGTTGATGCTGGTGTAAATTATGATTTTGAACCTGATCTGCCTTTGGGGGATGCGAAAATTGCCAAAGGTACGGCGTCATTTTTACATGGTCCGGCAATGACAGCAGCACAGATGGAACGCTGCCTGACCAAGGGCGAAGCGGTAGTAGCTGAGATTGAAGCCAAAGGCTGCAATGTGATTGGTTTTGGAGAGATGGGAATAGGAAATACTTCAAGTGCTGCGGTATTAATGAGTTTGCTTTGCAATTTACCCATGGCAGATTGTATTGGCAGGGGAACGGGACTGAATGATCAGCAGCTGCTCAGAAAACAGGAAATACTGGAACAGGCAGTTGCAAATTACAGCGGAAGCAGGGCTGTCTCTGAGTTGATGACACATTTCGGAGGATTTGAACTGGTTGAAATGACTGGCGCAATGCTGGCCGCCGGAAAAAGAAATATGGTGATCCTGGTTGATGGATTTATTGCTACTGCAGCCTTTCTTTGTGCTCTTCAACTGGATCCGCAGCTCAAAAGTAAAGCTGTTTTCTGTCATGAGTCTGAAGAAAAAGGACACCGGTTACTGTTAACGCATTTAAAAGCAAAACCGCTGCTGGGCCTTGGTCTCAGATTGGGCGAGGGTACAGGTTGTGCATTGGCTTATCCATTATTAAAAAGTTCCGTAAATTTTCTGAATGAGATGGCTAGTTTTCAGAGTGCGGAGGTATCCGGTAAATCCTGA
- a CDS encoding Rpn family recombination-promoting nuclease/putative transposase, whose amino-acid sequence MLCTGDQGEQFIVEMQRAAHDNFEDRCIFYLSRLIHQQKLPGKDNWKTRLKEVFLIAILDFKMKNSLGDHYLQSILLVNTTTGKKFHNGLGFKFLELPKFDKKEDELENELDKWTYMLKHMHSLDRIPHYLDKRIFQKTFNIAEMGRLSAEQQFLYETHLQDRADYESTIEYATNKGIEKGLEKGKLELAVEIARKMKLENFDFIKIAGFTALSIEQIESL is encoded by the coding sequence TTGCTGTGTACCGGTGACCAGGGAGAACAATTTATAGTAGAAATGCAGCGGGCAGCTCATGATAATTTTGAGGACCGCTGCATTTTTTATTTAAGCCGGCTGATCCACCAGCAAAAACTACCAGGCAAAGACAATTGGAAAACCAGGCTGAAAGAGGTTTTTCTGATCGCTATCCTGGATTTTAAAATGAAAAACAGTCTCGGAGATCATTATTTACAAAGTATTTTACTGGTTAATACCACTACAGGTAAAAAATTCCACAATGGACTGGGATTTAAATTTCTTGAACTGCCTAAATTTGACAAAAAAGAGGATGAGTTAGAAAATGAGCTGGACAAATGGACATATATGCTGAAACATATGCACAGTCTGGATCGGATTCCTCATTATCTGGATAAACGCATTTTTCAAAAAACATTTAACATAGCAGAAATGGGAAGATTATCAGCAGAGCAGCAGTTTTTATATGAAACGCATTTACAGGACCGCGCGGATTATGAAAGTACTATTGAATACGCGACCAATAAGGGAATAGAAAAGGGACTGGAAAAAGGAAAACTTGAACTTGCGGTTGAAATAGCCAGAAAGATGAAACTCGAGAACTTCGACTTCATTAAAATTGCTGGTTTTACTGCACTATCCATAGAGCAGATCGAAAGTTTATAA
- a CDS encoding TIM-barrel domain-containing protein yields the protein MKRLILCALTALFAGKSFGQKPAADPKIFWSENFKTGKLPEGWKNVDQSTQNIEWLVTNQPYPGSYQYQQQAPPIASKSRGYHLQFQAGYFVDEDQPRWIKKNWHPDTWMQTKSIDCSGKSSVILRFQQTFRYNNESAAPGAGLFVGVSTDGVKWTDYNVMNNAPAVKDMFTPINQELNITKTAAGQAKVYLRFYWKGYYSWYWMIDDIELAEAYKKDLAIGRLTSHDEEENTFTKTDVLAVTVKNSGTETIRSAFKVYCKLDGKREIEAVVPAGKKGISPGEEITVKFPATDLTDRPMHALNFRLKYDADEKESNNNLLVKINAKETKVGNLTAFKADKNEFNITAGLSAFKVIFYSDDIFRIWMTPDGEFTNPAANDIVVSYAVKNPAVTSTDKGDYYQLKSASCVVRVYKSPLRFAMYDITDSKAIWEESEPLSFGAHTRQSMKRHADEYFYGCGMQNGYFSHRDKDILIEKGNGWDDGGRANPAPFYLSTAGYGAFRNTFDVGKYSFRENLQFTHNENRFDCFYFYGPSLKQILNGYTQITGRPFLMPRWALSLGDANCYNRGAKGNESKNYKGTGSTGTTPDVIKLVADKYVANNFPRGWILPNDGYGCGYTKLDSTITELHKRGFYTGLWTENGVDKIAKEVGQSGSRLAKLDVAWVGPGYKYALDGCKAAYEGIENNSDARGFIWSVMGWAGTQRYSTVWSGDQKGNWEYIRFHIPTVIGSGLSAQNAATGDVDGIFGGSDSTYVRDLQWKCFTPVLMVMSGWAKKDKQPYNFGEPFTAINRKYLQLKMRMTPYMYTLCEEAYETGVPASRAMVLEYPEDPVTRGKKTQYQFMNGASLLVAPVYKSEAKRDSIYLPAGNWSDYWSGKTYQGNTWLNNYEAGLEKLPLFVKQGAIIPMYPLMNYDGEKKTDSLTLDIYPFQKSAFDLYEDDGLTREHRNGAFAKTLLEVDATKGVTVKINAARGDFKGRNMNRVYLIDIHQTSSPEKVTVNGKSVKGYKNKESFDKALTGYYFDPNDKTGTVHIKTATLSTSVTQQVFLN from the coding sequence ATGAAAAGACTAATTTTATGCGCCCTGACTGCCTTGTTTGCAGGCAAATCTTTTGGGCAGAAACCTGCAGCAGACCCTAAAATATTCTGGTCAGAGAATTTCAAAACAGGTAAATTACCTGAAGGCTGGAAAAACGTAGATCAAAGCACACAGAACATTGAATGGCTGGTCACAAATCAACCTTATCCGGGTTCTTATCAATATCAGCAGCAGGCTCCTCCTATTGCCTCAAAAAGCAGAGGATACCATCTTCAGTTTCAGGCAGGTTATTTTGTTGATGAAGATCAGCCGCGCTGGATAAAAAAGAACTGGCATCCTGATACCTGGATGCAGACTAAAAGTATTGACTGTTCTGGTAAATCGTCTGTAATTTTAAGATTCCAGCAAACCTTCAGATACAACAATGAATCTGCGGCTCCGGGTGCCGGCTTATTTGTAGGCGTCAGTACCGATGGGGTAAAGTGGACAGACTATAATGTAATGAATAATGCACCGGCAGTGAAAGATATGTTCACGCCTATTAATCAGGAGCTGAATATTACTAAAACCGCAGCTGGTCAGGCCAAAGTATATCTTCGTTTTTACTGGAAAGGCTATTATAGCTGGTACTGGATGATTGACGATATTGAACTGGCAGAAGCTTATAAAAAAGACCTCGCTATCGGACGTTTAACTTCCCATGATGAAGAAGAGAACACTTTCACCAAAACTGATGTTTTAGCTGTGACAGTGAAAAACAGTGGCACTGAAACCATCAGATCTGCATTTAAAGTTTACTGTAAACTGGATGGGAAAAGAGAAATAGAAGCTGTTGTTCCTGCAGGTAAAAAAGGGATTTCCCCGGGCGAAGAGATCACGGTAAAATTTCCGGCAACCGATCTGACAGACAGACCCATGCATGCTTTAAACTTCCGTCTGAAATATGATGCAGATGAAAAAGAATCCAATAACAACCTGTTGGTTAAAATTAACGCTAAAGAGACTAAAGTTGGAAATCTGACAGCTTTTAAAGCTGATAAAAATGAGTTTAATATCACTGCTGGTTTGTCAGCTTTCAAAGTAATTTTCTACAGTGATGATATTTTCAGAATCTGGATGACTCCGGATGGAGAATTTACTAATCCTGCGGCCAATGATATTGTCGTGAGTTATGCGGTGAAGAATCCCGCAGTGACTTCAACAGACAAAGGTGATTATTATCAGCTCAAAAGTGCCAGCTGTGTAGTCAGGGTTTACAAAAGCCCGCTGCGTTTTGCGATGTATGATATCACTGATAGCAAGGCAATCTGGGAAGAATCAGAACCGCTGTCATTTGGTGCACATACCAGACAAAGTATGAAACGTCATGCAGACGAATATTTTTATGGCTGCGGCATGCAAAATGGTTATTTTTCACATCGTGATAAAGATATTCTGATTGAAAAAGGAAATGGATGGGACGATGGCGGAAGAGCCAATCCTGCCCCGTTCTATCTTTCTACAGCAGGATATGGTGCTTTCAGGAACACTTTTGATGTAGGTAAATATTCATTCCGGGAAAATCTTCAGTTTACTCATAATGAGAACCGTTTTGATTGTTTCTATTTCTACGGCCCATCTTTAAAACAAATTCTGAATGGTTATACTCAGATTACCGGACGGCCGTTTTTAATGCCGCGCTGGGCTTTAAGTCTGGGAGATGCCAATTGTTATAACCGTGGTGCCAAAGGCAATGAGAGCAAAAATTATAAAGGAACCGGAAGTACTGGTACCACACCGGATGTAATTAAGCTGGTTGCAGATAAATATGTGGCTAATAACTTCCCACGTGGCTGGATCTTACCTAATGATGGTTATGGATGTGGTTATACCAAACTTGATTCTACTATTACAGAATTACATAAACGTGGATTCTATACCGGATTATGGACAGAAAACGGCGTAGATAAAATTGCTAAAGAGGTTGGACAGTCAGGTTCCCGTCTGGCTAAACTGGATGTTGCCTGGGTTGGCCCGGGTTACAAATATGCACTGGACGGCTGTAAAGCAGCTTATGAAGGGATAGAGAACAATAGCGATGCAAGGGGTTTTATCTGGAGCGTAATGGGCTGGGCTGGTACGCAGCGTTATTCTACTGTCTGGTCGGGTGATCAGAAAGGAAACTGGGAGTATATCCGTTTCCATATTCCAACAGTCATTGGCTCTGGTTTATCGGCACAAAATGCAGCTACCGGAGATGTAGACGGGATTTTTGGCGGCAGCGATTCTACTTATGTCAGAGATTTGCAGTGGAAGTGTTTTACACCTGTATTAATGGTGATGAGCGGCTGGGCTAAAAAGGATAAACAACCGTATAATTTTGGTGAACCTTTTACCGCTATCAACAGAAAATATCTGCAGCTTAAAATGAGAATGACGCCTTACATGTATACTTTATGTGAGGAAGCTTATGAAACCGGAGTACCTGCTTCCAGAGCAATGGTACTGGAATACCCTGAAGATCCGGTAACCAGGGGTAAAAAAACACAATATCAGTTTATGAACGGTGCTTCTCTGCTGGTCGCTCCTGTTTATAAAAGCGAAGCAAAAAGAGATAGTATTTATCTGCCTGCAGGTAACTGGTCTGATTACTGGAGTGGTAAAACCTACCAGGGGAATACCTGGCTGAACAATTATGAAGCCGGGCTGGAAAAACTACCGCTGTTTGTGAAACAAGGGGCTATTATTCCTATGTATCCACTGATGAATTATGATGGGGAAAAGAAAACGGATAGCCTGACACTGGATATTTATCCTTTTCAAAAGTCTGCTTTTGACCTGTATGAAGATGATGGTTTAACCCGTGAACACCGCAATGGGGCTTTCGCCAAAACACTGCTGGAAGTTGATGCGACTAAAGGTGTAACTGTTAAAATAAATGCTGCCAGAGGCGATTTTAAAGGCCGGAATATGAACAGGGTTTATTTAATTGATATCCATCAGACCAGTTCACCTGAAAAAGTTACTGTCAATGGGAAATCAGTTAAAGGCTATAAAAACAAAGAGAGCTTTGATAAGGCTTTAACAGGTTATTATTTTGATCCGAATGATAAAACAGGAACAGTGCATATCAAAACTGCCACTCTGAGTACAAGTGTTACTCAGCAGGTATTTTTAAACTAG
- a CDS encoding bifunctional adenosylcobinamide kinase/adenosylcobinamide-phosphate guanylyltransferase, with product MLIFVTGGVRSGKSGYAQKRVKELCADPVYIATAKIWDEDFQERVKRHQDDRGPEWTNFEAYRDLHLLPLQGRYVVIDCVTLWLTNFFMDRENDVELSLADFKKEIDQLLSVPATFLIISNELGMGLHAETPVGRKFADLQGWANQYVAAKADEAVLMVSGLPLFLKK from the coding sequence ATGCTGATTTTTGTAACAGGAGGAGTGAGAAGTGGTAAAAGCGGATATGCACAAAAACGTGTTAAGGAATTGTGTGCAGATCCGGTTTATATAGCTACAGCCAAAATCTGGGATGAGGATTTTCAGGAAAGGGTAAAAAGGCATCAGGATGACCGTGGGCCGGAATGGACAAATTTTGAAGCTTATCGTGATCTGCATCTTTTACCGCTGCAAGGTCGTTATGTGGTGATTGATTGCGTCACGCTGTGGCTCACTAATTTCTTTATGGACCGGGAAAATGATGTGGAGCTTTCACTGGCTGATTTTAAAAAAGAAATTGATCAGCTGCTCAGTGTTCCTGCTACTTTCCTTATTATTTCAAATGAATTGGGGATGGGTTTACATGCTGAAACTCCGGTAGGCCGTAAATTTGCTGACTTACAGGGCTGGGCTAATCAGTATGTTGCCGCTAAGGCTGATGAGGCTGTACTTATGGTATCAGGGTTACCTTTGTTTTTGAAAAAATAA